TCTATATTCTCGATATTCTCGGCATCGTCGGCGGTGGCGAAGGTGAAGGCGACGCCGGTCGCGCCGGCGCGGCCGGTGCGGCCGATGCGGTGGACGTAATCGTCGGGATGCCACGGCGCGTCATAGTTGAAGACGTGGCTGACGCCCTTGATGTCGAGTCCGCGCGCGGCGACGTCGGACGCGACGAGCACATTGACCTCGCCTTTCTTGAAGCGTTCGAGTTCGGCGATGCGCTGCGCCTGTTCCATGTCGCCGTGGATTTCGGAGGAACGGAAGCCTGCGCGCTGCAAAAGCTTGTTAAGGTCGCGCACAGTGGTCTTGCGGTTCGAGAAGATGATAGCGGTCTTCACATCCACCGCGTTTAGCAGCTCCTCGAGCTTTTCGCGCTTTTTCGAGGCGGTTACCGGCACCAGCCACTGCTTGATGTTGGTGTTCGCCGTTGCCGGGCGCGCCACTTCGATCGTCTTGGGGTTGCTCAGGAATTTATCGGCGAGCTTCTTGATGACCGGGGGCATCGTCGCCGAGAACAGCAACGTCTGGCGCTGCGGCGGCAGCTTGGTGCAGATTTCCTCGATGTCGGGAATGAACCCCATGTCGAGCATCCGGTCGGCCTCGTCGATCACCAGCAGCGAACAGCCGGTGAGCAGGATCTTGCCGCGTCCGAACAGGTCCATCAGCCGGCCCGGCGTGGCGATCAGTACGTCGACGCCCTTTTCGAGCGCGGCCATCTGGTCGCCCATCGAGACGCCGCCAATCAGGAGTGCCATCGAGAGCTTGTGATTTTTGCCGTATTTCTCGAAATTCTCGGCAACCTGCGCGGCGAGTTCGCGCGTCGGTTCGAGGATCAGCGAGCGCGGCATCCGCGCGCGGCTGCGGCCGTGCGCGAGGATGTCGATCATCGGCAGCACGAACGACGCGGTCTTGCCGGTGCCGGTCTGTGCGATGCCGATGATGTCACGCATCATCAGCACGCTCGGGATCGCACTCGCCTGGATCGGAGTCGGCTCGGTATAGCCGGACTCGGTCACGGCTGCGAGAAGTTCGTCGGAAAGGCCGAGATCGGCAAAGGTCATGAAGGTTCCGGATATTAACGCGCCGCGGGGCGATAGCGCCTGCAGGCCGGCCTAGCGCTTGCGGATTGGCGCGCAAATGTCAAGGAAAAGGGCGGGTTGTCACCTTTCGACGACGCGCCGGAAGGTTTCGATCGGACATACACCGCCCGATCGCGAACGAATCGCGTCCCGCCCGGCGCACAGCAGGCCATCGTCGGGCAGGCGCAGGTACAGATCGGGATAAAAGTCGAGCGCCGGGCAATTGTCGTCGAAGCGCGCACGGATCCGCTCGCCCGTTTCCAGGAGCAGATCGATGCTGTCGCGCCCGGTGATGACCGCGCGATCGAGCGTGGTCAGCGGCACGCATTTCGGCCCGCGCTTTTCCTGCAGGCGCACCGGCCGCTCCGCCCGTTCGCGCGCTCGCGGATCGATCATACGTGGAATGCGAATGACGATTCGGGAATGGAAAGTGAGCTGCGCCATCTCGATCCGTTCGATCGGCGCGTCACGCGGCTGGTCGGCCGCCGCGACAGGGGCGAGCGCGAGCAACGCGAGCAGGGAAGTGACCGGATTCGGCATGGATTTCTTCAGCTTAGTGAAAACGCTTGAACGGATGATGAACTCGCACCGCCGCTCATGTCTCCGCGATTGCCGAGCGGAACGCGCACATGATAGGCACCTTTGCCATGAATACAGCACAGTCCGCGCTCGTCGAGGCGGTTCGCGTCGCGCTTGGCGACAAGGCCGTCGTCACCGACCGGCACGATATCGCGCCGTGGGAAAACGACTGGCGTGGTCGCTACCACGGCCATGCCCCTGCGATCCTCGCGCCCGACACCGTCGAGGGTGTCGCAACGATACTGAGGCTGGCACATGCGCGCGGCGTGCCGCTGGTGCCGCAGGGCGGCAATACTTCGATGGTCGGCGGGGCGACCCCGCCGGCGGATGGATCGGCGCTGATCCTGTCGCTGCGACGGATGAACCGCATCCGCGCGATGTCTGCGGCGGACAACCTCGTCGTCGCCGAAGCCGGGGTGATCCTCGCCGATCTGCACGCGGCGGCGGCGGAGCGGGGCCGGCGTTTCCCGTTGACGCTCGGGTCACGCGGCAGCGCGACGATCGGCGGGCTGACCTCCACCAACGCAGGGGGCACGCAGGTGCTGCGCTTCGGCACGATGCGCGGGCTGGTCGCGGGCATCGAGGCGGTGCTGCCCGACGGCAGCATGCACGCCGGGCTGGCAGCGCTGAAAAAAGACAATCGCGGCTACGATCTCAACCAGTTGCTGATCGGCGCGGAGGGCACGCTCGGCATCATCACGGCGGTCACGCTGCGCCTGGTGCCCGCCGTGACAGATCGGGCGGTGGCGTGGGCCGCCGTCGCCGATCCCGCCGACGCGCTCGCGCTGTTGCGCCGGCTGGAAGCGGCGACTCATGCGATCGAGGGGTTTGAGATCATTCCCGGCGATTCGCTGCAGCTCGTGCTCGACCATATCCCGGGCACGCGTGCGCCGCTCGGCGGCGCGCATCGCTGGCATGTGCTGATCGAGGCGACGGCGAGCGACGCGCAGGAGGAAGCCCCCGCCGCGTTGCTCGAACGTCTGCTCGCCCCCGCCATCGCCGACGGGCAGGTCGCCGACGCGGTGATCGCGGCGAGCGAGGCGCAGGCGGACGCGTTCTGGCGAATCCGCGATTCGCTATCCGAAGCTGAGCGCGCCAGCGGCCCGGCGGTGCAGCACGACATATCGGTGCCGGTGGCGGACATGCCGCGCTTCATGACCGAAGCGGCGACAGCGTGCGAAGCGCGCTTCGCAGGCGTCAGCGCCGCGGCGTTCGGGCATCTCGGCGACGGCAACGTGCATTTCCACGTCCGTGCGCCCGCCGGCGTAGATTCCGCGCTCTGGTATGCGGGGGACGCACCCGGCATCACCCGCTTCGTCAACGATCTGGTCGTCGCCGCCGGCGGATCGATCTCGGCGGAACACGGTATCGGCCAGATGAAGCTGCACGAACTCGAACGGCTTTCCGCGCCGGCGCGGCTTGCCGCGCTCCGCGCGATCAAGGGCGCGCTCGATCCGCAGTGGATTATGAACCCCGGCAAGCTCGTCGCGCTTGCGCCGATCCCGCGCGCACCATAGAGGCCACCGCCAATCGGCGCGCTCGATAGAGGCCCGCTTACACGACCCTTTGGAGATGAAATATGGCCAGCGCGCCGCAACAAGCCTCGCTTCCCTTGTTCTACAACGCGCTCGAGCCGCTTTCGAGCGGGGCACATGCCGCGTTCAAGCTGCGCCAGATCGACAGCGCGCCGTTCCTCGTCAACCAGCATGCGATTCCCGTAACGGTCGATGAGTTCATCCACGTCCAGCGGTCGATGCCGATCGTCTTCACCGCCGGCGACGAGCCGGTCCCGATCGCGCTGATGGGCCTGAACGAGGGCGTCAACGTCTTCATCGACGACGAGGGCAAGCTGAGCGACCCGTCGACCTACGTTCCGGCCTATGTCCGCCGCTATCCGTTCATGCTCGCCAGGCTGACCCCGGATGCGCAGGAACTGTCGCTGTGCTTCGATTCGACCGCCGACGTGATCGGCGCGTTCGAGGAGGGTGAGCCGCTGTTCGAGGACGGCAAGCCGACCGCGATCGTCCAGAACATCCTCCAGTTCAACGAGATGTTCGAAGAGGCGGGCGCCCGCACCGGCAATTTCATGCGCGAACTGCGCGAACTCGGCCTGCTGATGGAAGGCGAGATTTCGATCCAGCCCGAGGGCGCGCCGCAGCCGTTCGTCTATCGCGGCTTCCAGATGGTCAACGAGGAGAAGCTCAACGAGCTGCGCGGCGACCAGCTACGGAAAATCCAGAAGAACGGCATGTTGCCGCTGCTGTATGCGCACCTCTTCTCGCTGCAACTGATGCCGCAACTGTTCGACCGCCAGAACCGCGCCGGCAAGGTGCCGCTGCCCCCGCTCGCGAGCTGAGCGGGGCGGGCGCACCCCGCTCCGCTTTTCCGAGCCGGTTTACAAATGGGCTTCCGCACGCGCGGGAGCCCATTTTGTTTGGTGGGTGGTGGGCGCATCGCGCGGCACCGCATCATGATCGCGCAACCGCGGATGCGGCGTGAACATGTCACAAAAGCGTAAGATTTCCGCCGCTTGCGGTCATTCGTCGCAATGTGATTTTTTAGCCTTGAAGCCCCCATACCCCCTGCCTATATTGCGGTTGCGTGGCTTCGTGTCCCCCCTTTCGCGAGGCCATGCGATACGCTTTCAGCGTATCTCCTCCCTGAACCTTGGCCACCGCGTGCTCCGCACGCGGTGGTTTTTTTGTGTCCTGGTGCGAAGCGTTCGGCAGGGTCGCGTGCGGGCAGGCGGCTATTCCGCCGCGATGGCGCTCGGTCTGGGCAGCGCTTCGTCGGCGACCGCGGCGATGATCCGGCGCAGCAGCGCGGCGGTCGCGATCAGTCCGTCGCCGGGCTGGTCGAGCGCGGTGTCGAGATACAATGCGCGATCGAACTCCAGTTGCACCGCGAAGATGTGCCGTGCCGGGTCGGCGTGTGTGTCGATGATGTGTCCGCCCGCATAGGGCACGTTGAGCGCGACCGGCACGCCGGCGGCCTGGGCCTCGGCCTCGATCCGCGCGACCATGCGGGAGGGCGCGGCGCGGCCGAAGCGGTCGCCGATCACCAGCCGCGCCTGCCCGCCGCCAAGCGACGGCATCGAATGCACGTCGAGCAGCACCGCCACGCCGAAACGCGCCCGTGCGGCCTCCAGCAGCCCGCCCAGCGCGGCGTGATAGGGCCGGTAATCCTGAACGATCCGCGCGGTGACTTCCTGGCCATCGAGCTTGCGCCGCCAGATCTCGCCGGTGCTGGCGGTGCGGCGCGGGATCAGCCCGAGCCCGCCGCGCAGCTTCGCGGTCGCAACCGGCAGCGATTTGGCGGAGACGCCCGTGTCGATCGCGGGATCGCGCTCCTGCTCGCTGCGGTTGAGGTCGATCCAGGCGCGCGCGCGGCGCTGGACGATCATCGTCTTGTCGTTGCGCGCCGCCAGTGCGAGCGCGTCGGCGTGGCGATCCTCGAGCCCGACGAGCGTTTCCGGCGGGACTCGCAGAGCGGCCCGCATCGCCAGCGGATAGTCCCGCCCCGCGTGTGGCACCGACAGCACGATCGGGCTGACCGGGGCGCCCGCGCCGTACAGATCGAAAGACGGAAGTGCCTGCGCCATCAAGCGGAGCCTACGCGCGGCCACGGGCTACCGCAATCGCGGGATCGCGGCTGGAAAATGTTAAGGGCTTTGCGCATAGACGCCGATCCAAGGGCTTGGGCGAAACGCGATGATACGGATCTTGTTGGCGGAGGACGATCGCGTGATGCGCGAGTACCTCACACGCGCGCTGGAGCGCTCGGGCTATGCGGTGAGTGCAGTCGATCGCGGCACGGCTGCGGTCCCGCTGCTGGAGACCGAACCTTTCGACCTGCTGCTGACCGACATCGTCATGCCCGAGATGGACGGCATCGAACTCGCACAGCGCGCCGGCGTGATCGCGCCCGATTTGCGCGTGATGTTCATCACCGGCTTCGCGGCGGTCACGCTCAAGGCCGGAAACGCAGTGCCGCAGGCGCGCGTGCTCTCCAAACCTTTCCACCTGCGCGACCTCGTGCTGGAGGTGGACCGCATGTTCGAGATGGAGCGCGTGAGCGGCGGCTGATTTTTCTGACAAACCGTGCTTGCGCGAGGGGCCAACCCTCGTTATTGGGCGCGGCTCGCAAGGCTTACGGGCCAAGCGCGTGGGCGTGTAGCTCAGTGGTAGAGCACTGTGTTGACATCGCAGGGGTCGCAAGTTCAATCCTTGCCACGCCCACCATTAAAGGGCCGCTGATCCGCCGGATCAGCGGCCCTTTTTGCTGTGGCCCGCTTGCCGCCGCCGCGCGCGCCGTTAAACATCCGTGCGGGCAGGGGAGACGCGGACGTGGCGACGATGATAGCAGGAGCGGGCTCGCCCGAGCCGACGCGGCGCGACATTCAGCGCGTCATCGCCGCATCGTCGTTCGGCACCATGTTCGAATGGTATGATTTCTTCATCTACGGCACGCTCGCCAAATATATCGGTGAGGCATATTTCCCGACCGACAACGTCACGGTGCAGACGCTGCTGACGTGGGCGGGGTTCGCGGTCGGCTTCGGGTTCAGGCCGCTGGGCGCCATCCTGTTCGGGTTTCTGGGTGACCGGCTCGGGCGCAAATACACCTTCCTCGTCACGATCGCGTTGATGGGGCTGGCGACCGCCGGCGTCGGGCTGGTGCCGTCGAGCGCGTCGATCGGGCTGGTCGCGCCAGTGATCGTGATCGGCCTGCGGATCTTGCAGGGGCTGGCGCTGGGCGGTGAATATGGCGGCGCGGCGATCTACGTCGCCGAGCATTCGCCGCCGGGGAAGAGCGGCTTTTACACCAGTTTCATCCAGGCGAGCGTGGTCGGCGGTTTCCTGCTCAGCCTGATCGTGGTGCTGTCGGCCAAGGCGTTGATGCCGGCGGCAGTGTGGGCGGACTGGGGCTGGCGGTTTCCGTTCGTGTTCTCGCTGGTGCTGCTGTCGATCTCGCTGTGGATGCGGCTCAAGCTGTCCGAAAGCCCGGTGTTCCGCGCGATGAAGGAAAGCGGCGAGACGGCGGTGAACCCGTTCGTCGAGAGCTTCACCTTTCCCGGTAACCTCAAGCGGATATTCGTTGCCCTGTTCGGCATTTCGGCCGGGCTGACGGTGATCTGGTACACCGCGATGTTCAGCGTGCTGGTGTTCCTCGGCACGATGCGAGTCGACGATACCGCCGCGCAGATCATCATCGGCGTGGGGGCTGCGAGCGGGCTGGGGTTCTTCGTGCTGTTCGGCTGGTTGTCCGACCGGATCGGGCGCAAGACGCCGATCGTGGTCGGCTATGCGGCGACGCTCCTGCTGCTGTTCCCGATCTACTGGATGATGGGCAGTGCCGCCAACCCCGCGCTGGCCGAGGCGTCGCGCCGCGCGCCGGTGGTCGTGTCGGGGCCGCACTGCGCCTATGATCCGTTCGCCAAGAAGCAGACCGATGCCTGCGGCAAGCTGCTCGATTATTTCTCGAAGAAGGGCGTGCCGTACCGCAAGGCGCATACCCCGGTGACCTTGGTGCTGATCGGCGGCGAGGCGGTGCGCGATACCAGCCGCGCGGGGCTGGACGCGGCGCTGACGCAGGCCGGCTACCAGCTCGACAAGGTCGTGCCGTCGGTCCGCAACATCGCGGTGATGCTGGTCGCGATCGTGATGCTGGGCGCGCTGTCGGGGCTGACCTTCGGGCCGGTCGCGGCGCTGCTGTCGGAGATGTTTCCGCCGCGCATCCGCTACAGCTCGATGTCGATTCCCTATCATATCGGGACCGGCTATTTCGGCGGGTTCCTGCCGTTCATCAGCCAGTACATCATCGCGCGCACCGGCAACCCGTATTCGGGGCTGTGGTATACGATGGCGGTGGTGGCGATGGCGTTGCTGGTGACGATCTGGGGATTGGGCGAGACGCGCGCCGGCACCGCGGAAGTCGAGTAAGCGCGCGCGGATTGCCGCGCGGGGTGCGCCGCCCTAGATCGGCTGCGATGGATGATCCGCAAACTTCGGTCCCCGCCGCAACGCTGGTGATCTTCCGCGACCGGGACGGTGCCGTGCCGGACCTGCTGATGGTCGAGCGCGCGAAGGCGATGGCGTTCGCGGGCGGCGCGACGGTGTTCCCCGGCGGGCGGGTCGATCCGGGCGATCATGCGCTGGCGGCAGGGTTCGACGGCGATCCCGACGACATTGCCGCGCGGATTGCCGCGATCCGCGAGACGATCGAGGAAGCCGGCGTGCCGGTCGGCCTTACGCCGATGCCCGATGCGGTGGCGCTGGCGGGCCTGCGGGCAGCGTTGCACGATGGTGTGGCGCTGGGTGCGGCGCTGCACGCGGGCGGCTTCACGATCGATCCCGCGGCGTTGGTGCCGTTTGCGCGGTGGGTGCCGGCGCACCGCGCGCGGCGGGTGTTCGACACGCGCTTCTACCTCGCCGCACTTCCTGCGGGTGCGCCGGAGCCGGTGGTCGATGCGACCGAGAACACCTGCGTCTTCTGGGCGAGCGCGCGCGGCGTGCTGGAGGAGGCTGCGGCGGGGCGGCAGCATGTGATCTTCCCGACCCGCCGCAATCTCGAACGGCTCGCGCAATATGCGGATTTCGCGCAGGCGCGCGCCGACGCCTTGGCCTATCCGATCCGAACCGTTTCACCGTGGACCGAGGATCGCGCCGGCGTGGCGCACCTCTGCATCCCGGATGATCTCGGTTATCCGGTGACGGCCGAGCCGGTTGCGAACGCAAAGCGCGGGTGATGGCGGCGTTCCGAAGCGCCGCGCTGGCGGTGCTGATCGCGGCGCTGCTGCTGGTGCTGATCCTCGCCGCGATCGCCGGCTTGCGTAGCAACCCCGAGGATCTGCCGTGGACGCCGCTGCATCTGAGCCAGCCGGTCGGGCTGTTCACCGGCCGCAAGCTCGCCGGGCTGCACGACAAAGGGCCGAAATGCGAGAAACTGCTCACCGAGGCCGGGGTGCGGTTCGAGACCGCGCCGCCGATCAAGGACGGCATCTGCGGCTATACCGACGGGCTGCGCCTCGCGGCGAGCGGTGCGCGGCGAATCGTGCTCGCGCCGGCTGATCCGGTGATGGCGTGCCCGGTCGCGGCCGGCTTGGCGATGTGGGAGTGGAACATCGTCCAGCCCGCCGCGCAGCGCTATCTCGGCGCGCCGGTGGTCGCGATCGAGCAACTCGGCACCTATAATTGCCGGTCAATCCGCGGCAGCGCCACGGCGCTGAGCGAACATGGCAGCGCCGACGCGATCGACGTTTCGGCGTTCCGGCTGGCGGATGGCACGCGCATCACGCTGAGCGACGATTGGAAGGGCGACGGCCCGCGCGCGACCTTCCTCCACACCGTCCGTAACGGCGCCTGCAAGTTGTTCTCGACCGTGCTGTCGCCCGAATATAACGCCGCGCACCGCAACCATCTGCATCTCGATCAGGCGGCACGCGGCGCAATGGGCTGGCGCGCGTGCCGGTGACGTGAGATCCATCAGTCGATCAGCGCCCGAACATCCTTGAGCAGAACGAACATGTGGAACGGGTCGGTCGGCGAGGGCAGGAAATCGTGGCGTTCGTAAAAGGCGCGCGCGTTGTCGTCCTTGGCATGTACCACGAAGGCGCGGATGCCGGCGATCTCCGCCGCCTGCAATGTCCGAAGCATGGCGTCTTTCAACAATCCGGCGCCAAGGCGCTGGCCCTGCCGGTCAATGCCGACGGCAAGCCGCGCCAGCAGCATGACCGGGACAGGATGGCGGGCGAGACCTTTTTTGAGGCGCTCGGCGGCGTCGTCAAAGGCGATGTGGCCCACCGCGAGCGTGTAGAATCCAACCACATGCTCGTCGTCGAGTGCGACATAGGTCCGCGACGCGCCGGCCTGCTGGTTCTGCCACGCATAGCGCGTGAGATAGCGGTTCAGTGCTTCCTTCCCACAGTCGAACCCTGCGATGGCGTGGCCGGGTCGCAGCGTCTCGATACGCAAGCCTTCACTCACTTGGGCAGACGTATGTCGAACGGACCCGGCTCGGACAGCAGTCTGGCCAGCCGTGGCAGCGGGCGCGTTGGTGCGTCCAGTGCCGTTTGAAAAGCGGCCCATTGCTCGGCATCGAGGCCGAAATGCTGCCGATCGGGCAGCGTCTCTTCCGCACGGGCAAGCGCGCTCTCCAGCACGAACTCACTAACCGACCGGCTGCTCGCGCGGGCCGCCGTCTGGAGGATATGCTTCGCCGCCGCGGTGACGCGGAGATCGACCTTTTCCGTGCGGGATGATGTCGTGACCATGAGCGAGCCAACCTTTCTTGGCCACTCTACCATAGTTGCCCGACATTGTCATGACAAACCGAAGCCAATCAAGCTTGTGCGGGAGGACGCATTCGGCAGCGATGCCCCCTCCCGCTTGCGGGAGGGGGGCGTCACCGCATGCCGTTCAGTTCCGCATCGCGTTGGCTTCAACCTTTTCGACCCATTTCGGATAGAAGGCCGGCTGCCGGTTCGACCAGCCCGAGGCGGTCGCCGCGGCCTCGCTGATCGACTGGAGCAGTTTGCGGCGCAGATCGGGATGCAATTGCGGCAGCGCCGCCGCCGAGCAGAACGCGGCGGGCAGCCACGGCCGTACCTCGGCGCCGATCAACCGCTCGTACAGGAAGCGATAGGCCGAGAAGGTGGTAAGCCGACCCTGACCGAGATCGAACGCCGTCACCGTCATCAACGGGGCGAGGAAGGGCTCGATCGCGTCGAGGCCGCTGTCGTCCGGGATCATCAGCCGGATGTCGGGGAGGCGGCTGTAGAGCCGAGCCTGCGCCCGGATGCTCGCCGCCTCGACGACATCGCGCGACCAGCGGCTCATCGCATCATCACGGTCCAGCCCGATATCAAGCGAGC
This genomic stretch from Sphingomonas panacis harbors:
- a CDS encoding DEAD/DEAH box helicase; translated protein: MTFADLGLSDELLAAVTESGYTEPTPIQASAIPSVLMMRDIIGIAQTGTGKTASFVLPMIDILAHGRSRARMPRSLILEPTRELAAQVAENFEKYGKNHKLSMALLIGGVSMGDQMAALEKGVDVLIATPGRLMDLFGRGKILLTGCSLLVIDEADRMLDMGFIPDIEEICTKLPPQRQTLLFSATMPPVIKKLADKFLSNPKTIEVARPATANTNIKQWLVPVTASKKREKLEELLNAVDVKTAIIFSNRKTTVRDLNKLLQRAGFRSSEIHGDMEQAQRIAELERFKKGEVNVLVASDVAARGLDIKGVSHVFNYDAPWHPDDYVHRIGRTGRAGATGVAFTFATADDAENIENIEKLTGLKIERFEGAIDEAHAEGEGPRKRTRGKKVEPKAAAAAPKAQPVAEPAPREAEPVREAPAPRGQRQPRAERPAREERAPRDTRPPRDDRAPRRDRREPDDGPDDGWNGPMPDFLMARIPL
- a CDS encoding FAD-binding oxidoreductase — protein: MNTAQSALVEAVRVALGDKAVVTDRHDIAPWENDWRGRYHGHAPAILAPDTVEGVATILRLAHARGVPLVPQGGNTSMVGGATPPADGSALILSLRRMNRIRAMSAADNLVVAEAGVILADLHAAAAERGRRFPLTLGSRGSATIGGLTSTNAGGTQVLRFGTMRGLVAGIEAVLPDGSMHAGLAALKKDNRGYDLNQLLIGAEGTLGIITAVTLRLVPAVTDRAVAWAAVADPADALALLRRLEAATHAIEGFEIIPGDSLQLVLDHIPGTRAPLGGAHRWHVLIEATASDAQEEAPAALLERLLAPAIADGQVADAVIAASEAQADAFWRIRDSLSEAERASGPAVQHDISVPVADMPRFMTEAATACEARFAGVSAAAFGHLGDGNVHFHVRAPAGVDSALWYAGDAPGITRFVNDLVVAAGGSISAEHGIGQMKLHELERLSAPARLAALRAIKGALDPQWIMNPGKLVALAPIPRAP
- a CDS encoding SapC family protein, which encodes MASAPQQASLPLFYNALEPLSSGAHAAFKLRQIDSAPFLVNQHAIPVTVDEFIHVQRSMPIVFTAGDEPVPIALMGLNEGVNVFIDDEGKLSDPSTYVPAYVRRYPFMLARLTPDAQELSLCFDSTADVIGAFEEGEPLFEDGKPTAIVQNILQFNEMFEEAGARTGNFMRELRELGLLMEGEISIQPEGAPQPFVYRGFQMVNEEKLNELRGDQLRKIQKNGMLPLLYAHLFSLQLMPQLFDRQNRAGKVPLPPLAS
- a CDS encoding N-formylglutamate amidohydrolase, encoding MAQALPSFDLYGAGAPVSPIVLSVPHAGRDYPLAMRAALRVPPETLVGLEDRHADALALAARNDKTMIVQRRARAWIDLNRSEQERDPAIDTGVSAKSLPVATAKLRGGLGLIPRRTASTGEIWRRKLDGQEVTARIVQDYRPYHAALGGLLEAARARFGVAVLLDVHSMPSLGGGQARLVIGDRFGRAAPSRMVARIEAEAQAAGVPVALNVPYAGGHIIDTHADPARHIFAVQLEFDRALYLDTALDQPGDGLIATAALLRRIIAAVADEALPRPSAIAAE
- the cpdR gene encoding cell cycle two-component system response regulator CpdR codes for the protein MIRILLAEDDRVMREYLTRALERSGYAVSAVDRGTAAVPLLETEPFDLLLTDIVMPEMDGIELAQRAGVIAPDLRVMFITGFAAVTLKAGNAVPQARVLSKPFHLRDLVLEVDRMFEMERVSGG
- a CDS encoding MFS transporter, which codes for MIAGAGSPEPTRRDIQRVIAASSFGTMFEWYDFFIYGTLAKYIGEAYFPTDNVTVQTLLTWAGFAVGFGFRPLGAILFGFLGDRLGRKYTFLVTIALMGLATAGVGLVPSSASIGLVAPVIVIGLRILQGLALGGEYGGAAIYVAEHSPPGKSGFYTSFIQASVVGGFLLSLIVVLSAKALMPAAVWADWGWRFPFVFSLVLLSISLWMRLKLSESPVFRAMKESGETAVNPFVESFTFPGNLKRIFVALFGISAGLTVIWYTAMFSVLVFLGTMRVDDTAAQIIIGVGAASGLGFFVLFGWLSDRIGRKTPIVVGYAATLLLLFPIYWMMGSAANPALAEASRRAPVVVSGPHCAYDPFAKKQTDACGKLLDYFSKKGVPYRKAHTPVTLVLIGGEAVRDTSRAGLDAALTQAGYQLDKVVPSVRNIAVMLVAIVMLGALSGLTFGPVAALLSEMFPPRIRYSSMSIPYHIGTGYFGGFLPFISQYIIARTGNPYSGLWYTMAVVAMALLVTIWGLGETRAGTAEVE
- a CDS encoding NUDIX hydrolase, giving the protein MDDPQTSVPAATLVIFRDRDGAVPDLLMVERAKAMAFAGGATVFPGGRVDPGDHALAAGFDGDPDDIAARIAAIRETIEEAGVPVGLTPMPDAVALAGLRAALHDGVALGAALHAGGFTIDPAALVPFARWVPAHRARRVFDTRFYLAALPAGAPEPVVDATENTCVFWASARGVLEEAAAGRQHVIFPTRRNLERLAQYADFAQARADALAYPIRTVSPWTEDRAGVAHLCIPDDLGYPVTAEPVANAKRG
- a CDS encoding extensin family protein; the encoded protein is MAAFRSAALAVLIAALLLVLILAAIAGLRSNPEDLPWTPLHLSQPVGLFTGRKLAGLHDKGPKCEKLLTEAGVRFETAPPIKDGICGYTDGLRLAASGARRIVLAPADPVMACPVAAGLAMWEWNIVQPAAQRYLGAPVVAIEQLGTYNCRSIRGSATALSEHGSADAIDVSAFRLADGTRITLSDDWKGDGPRATFLHTVRNGACKLFSTVLSPEYNAAHRNHLHLDQAARGAMGWRACR
- a CDS encoding GNAT family N-acetyltransferase; translation: MRIETLRPGHAIAGFDCGKEALNRYLTRYAWQNQQAGASRTYVALDDEHVVGFYTLAVGHIAFDDAAERLKKGLARHPVPVMLLARLAVGIDRQGQRLGAGLLKDAMLRTLQAAEIAGIRAFVVHAKDDNARAFYERHDFLPSPTDPFHMFVLLKDVRALID
- a CDS encoding DUF1778 domain-containing protein, with protein sequence MVTTSSRTEKVDLRVTAAAKHILQTAARASSRSVSEFVLESALARAEETLPDRQHFGLDAEQWAAFQTALDAPTRPLPRLARLLSEPGPFDIRLPK